Proteins co-encoded in one Juglans regia cultivar Chandler chromosome 16, Walnut 2.0, whole genome shotgun sequence genomic window:
- the LOC108989385 gene encoding pre-mRNA-splicing factor ATP-dependent RNA helicase DEAH10 — protein sequence MPSMAQGGRLRDPTENPNKLHDRKLDAFSGKQNLAQHRKSLPIASVEKRLMDEVRHNDTLIIVGETGSGKTTQLPQFLFNAGFCRDGKTIGITQPRRVAAVTVAKRVAEECGVELGQRVGYSIRFEDATSISTRIKYMTDGLLLREALLDPYLSRYSVIIVDEAHERTVHTDVLLGLLKNIQRARSKSFNDRVNIEKNKENNGTLSDKDNGVFLKQCQSRKFPPLKLIIMSASLDARGFSEYFGGARAVHVQGRQFPVDTFYTHHAEPDYLDAALITIFQIHLEEGPGDILVFLTGQEEIESVERLVKERLQQLPEGSRKLLTVPIFSALPSEKQMRAFRHAPAGFRKVILATNIAETSVTIPGIKYVIDPGLVKARSYDPVKGMESLIIVPISKSQALQRSGRAGREGSGKCFRLYPESEFDKLEDSTKPEIKRCNLSNVILQLKALGVDDILGFDFMDKPSRASIVKSLEQLFLLGALTDECKLSDPVGRQMAQLPLDPVYSRALILASQFNCLEEMLITVAMLSVESIFYGPREKLEEARTAMRRFSSPEGDHLSLVNVYHASDELLDKRMVGLSKEKKDKILSKWCKENFINSRSLRHARDIHSQIRGHVEQMGLRVASCGDDMLQFRRCLAASFFLNAALRQPEGTYRALASGQVVQIHPSSVLFRAKPECIVFNELVQTNHKYIRNISRIDYLWLSELAPHYYCTQN from the exons ATGCCTTCAATGGCTCAAGGAGGACGACTCCGAGACCCTACCGAAAACCCTAATAAACTTCACGACCGCAAGCTCGACGCCTTTTCCGG GAAGCAAAATCTTGCGCAACATAGAAAGTCTCTTCCGATCGCTTCCG TCGAGAAACGACTTATGGATGAGGTCCGTCACAATGATACTTTGATTATTGTTGGtgaaactggaagtggaaaaactaCCC AGTTGCCACAGTTTCTATTTAATGCGGGATTTTGTCGGGATGGGAAAACTATTGGGATTACTCAGCCTAGACGTGTTGCGGCTGTTACTGTTGCAAAACGGGTTGCTGAGGAATGTGGCGTGGAGTTGGGCCAAAGGGTTGGGTATTCCATTAGATTTGAGGATGCGACTTCCATCTCAACGAGGATCAAATACATGACAGATGGATTGCTACTAAG GGAAGCATTGTTAGATCCATATCTCTCTAGATATTCAGTCATCATTGTTGATGAAGCCCACGAGAGGACTGTCCACACTGATGTTTTGCTGGGATTGCTTAAAAATATACAACGAGCAAGGTCAAAATCTTTCAATGACCGTgttaatattgaaaaaaataaggaaaacaatGGCACTCTGTCGGATAAGGACAATGGTGTTTTTCTCAAGCAATGCCAAAGCAGAAAATTTCCTCCATTGAAGTTAATTATCATGTCTGCGAGTTTAGATGCACGTGGTTTTTCCGAGTACTTCGGCGGTGCAAGAGCTGTTCATGTCCAAGGGCGACAATTTCCCGTGGATACATTTTACACCCATCATGCTGAGCCGGATTATTTAGACGCAGCCTTAATTACCATATTCCAG ATTCATCTGGAGGAAGGCCCTGGTGATATACTTGTATTTTTGACTGGGCAAGAGGAGATTGAATCAGTTGAACGACTTGTAAAAGAGCGACTTCAACAGTTACCTGAAGGCAGTCGAAAGCTGTTAACCGTTCCCATATTTTCAGCTCTTCCCTCAGAAAAGCAAATGCGAGCATTTAGACATGCTCCAGCCGGTTTCCGTAAG GTAATATTAGCAACAAATATTGCTGAGACATCAGTGACAATACCTGGAATCAAGTATGTTATAGATCCTGGACTTGTAAAAGCACGGTCGTATGATCCGGTCAAAGGAATGGAATCTTTGATCATTGTTCCAATATCAAAATCACAGGCTCTTCAAAGGAG TGGACGAGCAGGTCGTGAAGGATCTGGAAAGTGCTTTCGTCTCTACCCGGAGAGTGAATTTGATAAACTTGAGGATTCAACAAAGCCCGAGATAAAACGATGCAACCTCTCTAATGTCATTTTGCAGCTCAAGGCTTTGGGTGTCGATGATATTCTTGGGTTTGACTTCATGGACAAACCGTCAAG GGCATCTATTGTCAAGTCATTGGAGCAATTATTCTTGCTAGGTGCTTTAACAGATGAATGTAAACTGTCAGATCCAGTAGGCCGTCAAATGGCTCAGCTCCCCTTAGACCCTGTTTATTCCAGAGCTCTTATTTTGGCTAGTCAGTTCAACTGCTTGGAAGAAATGTTGATAACTGTAGCGATGCTCTCAGTGGAATCTATTTTTTATGGCCCTCGTGAGAAGTTAGAAGAG GCAAGAACTGCAATGAGACGCTTTTCAAGTCCAGAGGGAGACCACCTCAGTTTGGTTAACGTGTACCATGCCTCTGATGAGTTATTGGATAAGAGAATGGTGGGGCTCAGCAAAGAGAAAAAGGACAAAATTCTGAGCAAGTGGTGCAAGGAAAATTTCATCAATAGTCGTTCCTTGAGACATGCTCGTGACATTCACAG TCAAATTCGAGGTCATGTTGAACAAATGGGTCTTCGTGTTGCTTCTTGTGGAGATGACATGCTTCAGTTCCGCAGATGTCTCGCTGCTTCATTTTTCCTCAATGCAGCTTTGAGGCAGCCAGAGGGAACATATAG GGCTTTAGCAAGTGGTCAGGTGGTGCAGATCCACCCTTCTTCTGTATTATTCCGAGCAAAACCAGAGTGTATAGTTTTCAACGAACTAGTCCAAACTAATCATAAGTACATCCGCAACATTAGTAGAATCGATTACTTGTGGCTATCTGAACTGGCTCCTCATTATTATTGCACACAAAATTAA
- the LOC109015150 gene encoding putative methylesterase 11, chloroplastic — MGNSWTCFAPKEVRFTREPSKRIPNFLRKSKTGSSSSSSPSRNKQGNKLDDEDAQLRQQAIAAALLFRQHQQNISLPLNRSTSVVYPNPSPGVLKKLPKSSSSRQRSRSDSLVQPHQLVINKDVKADGLETNHFVLVHGGGFGAWCWYKIMTLLEEGGYKVDAVDLTGAGIHSYDTNNITSLAQYVKPLTDILEKLGDGEKVMLVGHDFGGACISYVMELFPSKISKAIFIAAAMLSSGQSTLEMFSQQAGSNDLMRQAQMFLYANGKGQPPTAIDLDKTLVRDLLFNQSPAKDITLALVSMRPIPFPPVMEKLVLSDKNYGSVRRFYLVTQEDSAVSVSLQENMIKTNPPEQVFWLKGSDHAPFFSRPQSLHKILVEIAQMSSKQV, encoded by the exons atgGGAAACTCGTGGACATGCTTCGCTCCCAAGGAGGTCAGATTCACCAGAGAACCCTCCAAACGCATACCCAACTTTTTACGCAAGAGTAAAACCggttcttcgtcttcttcttcccctaGCAGGAACAAGCAGGGGAATAAACTCGATGATGAAGATGCTCAGCTTCGACAGCAGGCCATTGCCGCCGCTCTTCTCTTCCGCCAACATCAGCAGAACATTTCTCTGCCCCTTAACCGCTCCACTTCTGTCGTTTATCCTAATCCATCTCCTGGTGTTCTTAAAAAGCTTCCCAAGAGTTCGAGTTCTAGGCAGCGTTCACGCTCTGATTCTCTCGTTCAGCCTCATCAGCTTGTTATCAATAAG GATGTAAAGGCTGATGGTCTGGAAACCAATCATTTTGTCCTTGTTCACGGAGGTGGCTTTGGTGCTTGGTGTTGGTATAAAATTATGACGCTTTTGGAAGAAGGGGGATACAAAGTTGATGCAGTTGACTTAACTGGAGCTGGAATTCATTCATATGACACAAACAACATCACCAGTCTTGCACAGTATGTAAAGCCACTCACAGATATCCTAGAGAAACTTGGAGATGGCGAAAAG GTGATGTTGGTGGGGCATGATTTTGGCGGTGCCTGTATTTCATATGTAATGGAGTTGTTTCCATCTAAGATCTCAAAAGCAATTTTTATAGCTGCAGCAATGTTGAGTAGTGGGCAGAGTACCCTCGAGATGTTTTCCCAACAG GCAGGTTCAAATGATCTGATGCGGCAGGCTCAGATGTTTTTGTATGCTAATGGCAAAGGTCAGCCTCCAACTGCTATTGATCTTGACAAAACATTGGTGAGAGACCTATTGTTCAATCAAAGTCCCGCAAAG GATATCACATTGGCATTAGTTTCAATGAGGCCAATCCCTTTTCCACCAGTAATGGAGAAGCTCGTGCTTTCTGATAAGAACTATGGCTCTGTTAGGAGATTTTACTTAGTTACTCAAGAAGACAGTGCAGTATCAGTTTCTCTGCAAGAGAACATGATAAAAACAAATCCCCCAGAGCAGGTGTTTTGGCTAAAAGGTTCTGATCATGCACCTTTCTTCTCGAGGCCTCAGTCCCTACACAAAATACTGGTAGAGATAGCGCAAATGTCATCAAAGCAAGTCTAG